Sequence from the Ostrea edulis chromosome 8, xbOstEdul1.1, whole genome shotgun sequence genome:
AGTCTGAGTCCCCTTTTTTCGTCCCGTTCTCGCCTTTGTGTCATTGCGTAAACAAACATGACTACACACGACATAAGGCTACCTTAATATTGAATCTACATAGAGtgcaattttgtatttttaagaaTATCTTACGATAACAATCTTATAAAggcatgtgtaaaacacttgttTATGATCTCTGTTTTGGGCTGATTCCTGAGACAGTGGTTCGGGCAAACTTAAATATGCGTTTCATCAGAAACCTTATTTGTATATGTCTTTTCTGTTTCTTTAGTTGTTAAGAAGATGTTTAAGCACATTATTTCATTGTATCATTTCACACAAAATCATTTGTGCCAAGTTCAGGTGAAATTGATTGGATTTATGGTTCGGGaaaagtattttgaaataatgaaaagtTTGTATTAACTACGACAATAATAAACGGGTTATCTGACGACGGATAAATTTTGTTCAGAAAAGATACCTTGGCCTTTGGATTCGGATTTGCTAAAAAGTAGATGACCTACCCATATCACTTAATTTGTCTCTATCTTTTGACCAGTCAATTGCAAACTCTCCATCTGTCGGATTCCGGGAGGTGATTTCAACCAGAGCTGCATCAATGCTAACTTGTGTGTCCTGTCCGTAGCGAAAAACGGCTTTCCTGACTACACCAATTGATTCTGTTGAATCAATACTTTTGTCGGATATTTCTATACAGTTATTCTGGATATAGGTTTGAACATTTCCTCGCTGAAGAATATCATGAGAGCAGACGACATGTGCACATGTAATGAAACCTGTCGTGTTGGATTCAGGTAGATCTACAAATCCTCCAAGTGTTCCGAATGCGAATAGAGTTCTCAGAGGCCCTATCTTCTGCCCTAGCTGTAAGCCAGCTGGATTACTTGCAAAGGAGCACGTTCCTTCCCGAACATCAACTGGATATCCTGCTATCGTTTCCGGAAAAATCGGTTCTCCAAAAGGGACGATTCCCTTGACTTTACAATAAACTACGACACATGGAGTTACAGTTATTAGGTGCTTAGAGCCGCTGAATCCCCTTGATTTGATACCAGAGATAGTAAGTAATGTTATATTCGAGTGCTTAGCTAGTAAATCATCGGTAGCGATGTCCGATAATTTAATGGTTAGATAATGTCTGGTTTCGTGTTGTAAAAGTGTCACGGCCTCTGATGAGAATTTATTCTTTTCGCGATACACAACTGTAAGACCACAGAACTCCAGTACTTTAGATGTTTGTGGTATGGGATCATATGTGGTTACTACAAGTGTATCGAATGGATTATTTGTGACATCACACCTTGAGCTATATCCCACCCACATTTCGCAAATATGCAATGATTGTTCATACCTCCTGGAGAACAGTTTCGTTACT
This genomic interval carries:
- the LOC125662320 gene encoding uncharacterized protein LOC125662320 translates to MATSNRPCTDSGFYDLDETENKTQSPQSEKPSKTSRMRRSLRKIWTSPSMFQLFKRLVKKDTRDINEDNELEESISGGEECISYSPKLSQKSPQFEDSTMNRKTIIKQTESLPLTKQSFRTFTSNSMEEGTESVTESDASTVDNIGGFIPAFPGVSGTNETNVQFGKRRKYTRKGPEARPKANLEIKRLKEREYKNLQILPYCHDISFENLAEYRLPSSHLLDAYVNDKQKMGMEFEKVIMEIGCNTDSLWLVRIGVRFLSRGSEEWLASFLSDCSDELKQCLVDEVTKLFSRRYEQSLHICEMWVGYSSRCDVTNNPFDTLVVTTYDPIPQTSKVLEFCGLTVVYREKNKFSSEAVTLLQHETRHYLTIKLSDIATDDLLAKHSNITLLTISGIKSRGFSGSKHLITVTPCVVVYCKVKGIVPFGEPIFPETIAGYPVDVREGTCSFASNPAGLQLGQKIGPLRTLFAFGTLGGFVDLPESNTTGFITCAHVVCSHDILQRGNVQTYIQNNCIEISDKSIDSTESIGVVRKAVFRYGQDTQVSIDAALVEITSRNPTDGEFAIDWSKDRDKLSDMGRSSTF